The Nocardioides campestrisoli genome includes a window with the following:
- the ruvA gene encoding Holliday junction branch migration protein RuvA, whose amino-acid sequence MIAFVRGRVAAVTLSSAVLEVGGVGLELMCAPGTLATLRTGQEVTLPTSMVVREDSLTLFGFTDEDEKTCFELVQTASGVGPKLAQAILAVLSPDVLRRAIGTEDVKTLTQVPGIGQKGAQRIILELKDRMGVVGPTGPGQAVVPAEAPWRAQVQQGLVGLGWSVREADRAVEEVADQAGDQPDVAALLRAALQTLRKA is encoded by the coding sequence ATGATCGCGTTCGTCCGGGGCCGCGTCGCGGCCGTCACCCTGTCCAGCGCCGTGCTGGAGGTGGGCGGCGTCGGCCTGGAGCTGATGTGCGCGCCCGGCACCCTGGCCACCCTGCGCACCGGCCAGGAGGTCACCCTGCCCACCAGCATGGTGGTGCGGGAGGACTCGCTGACCCTCTTCGGCTTCACCGACGAGGACGAGAAGACCTGCTTCGAGCTCGTCCAGACCGCCAGCGGGGTCGGGCCCAAGCTGGCCCAGGCGATCCTCGCCGTGCTGAGCCCCGACGTGCTGCGCCGGGCCATCGGCACCGAGGACGTCAAGACCCTCACCCAGGTGCCCGGCATCGGGCAGAAGGGCGCCCAGCGGATCATCCTCGAGCTCAAGGACCGGATGGGGGTCGTCGGCCCCACCGGACCGGGGCAGGCCGTCGTGCCGGCCGAGGCGCCCTGGCGGGCCCAGGTCCAGCAGGGCCTGGTCGGGCTCGGCTGGTCGGTCCGCGAGGCCGACCGGGCCGTCGAGGAGGTCGCCGACCAGGCGGGCGACCAGCCGGACGTCGCCGCGCTGCTGCGGGCTGCCCTGCAGACGCTGAGGAAGGCCTGA
- the ruvC gene encoding crossover junction endodeoxyribonuclease RuvC, whose translation MRVLGIDPGLTRCGIGMVEGEVGRPLSLVDVNVLRTSSTLPIAERLVTIERGIDAWLDEYQPDAVAVERVFARSDSSTIMGTAQASGIALVAAARRGLPVALHTPSEVKAAVSGSGRADKAQVGAMVTRILRLDAPPKPADAADALALAITHIWRGGASSRLAAAAEAQAAQLAAAVRTAGRSGQRAPARAAVRRPTTRRPA comes from the coding sequence ATGCGTGTCCTGGGGATCGACCCTGGCCTGACCCGGTGCGGCATCGGGATGGTCGAGGGCGAGGTCGGACGGCCGCTGAGCCTGGTCGACGTCAACGTGCTGCGCACCAGCTCCACCCTGCCGATCGCCGAGCGCCTGGTCACGATCGAGCGCGGCATCGACGCCTGGCTCGACGAGTACCAGCCGGACGCGGTGGCGGTGGAACGGGTCTTCGCCCGCTCCGACTCGAGCACCATCATGGGGACCGCGCAGGCCAGCGGGATCGCGCTGGTCGCCGCGGCCCGCCGCGGGCTGCCGGTCGCCCTGCACACCCCCAGCGAGGTCAAGGCCGCGGTCTCGGGCAGTGGGCGCGCGGACAAGGCCCAGGTCGGGGCGATGGTCACCCGGATCCTGCGGCTGGACGCGCCGCCGAAGCCCGCCGACGCCGCCGACGCCCTGGCGCTGGCGATCACCCACATCTGGCGCGGCGGGGCGAGCTCACGCCTGGCGGCCGCCGCCGAGGCCCAGGCCGCCCAGCTCGCGGCCGCCGTCAGGACCGCGGGCCGGTCCGGCCAGCGGGCGCCGGCGCGCGCGGCCGTACGACGCCCCACCACCAGGAGACCTGCATGA
- a CDS encoding YebC/PmpR family DNA-binding transcriptional regulator, giving the protein MSGHSKWATTKHKKAAIDAKRGKLFAKLIKNIEVAARQGGGDPAGNPTLYDAIQKAKKSSVPNDNIDRAVKRGSGAEAGGAEYQTIMYEVYGPQGVAFLVECLTDNRNRAAMEVRTAVTRNGGTMADPGSVSRLFSRKGVVMVPKDQEGRQVGEDDVLEATLEAGVEDVNEFDESFQVLAEATDVVEVRTALQAAGIDYDSAEVEFVPSMEIPVDADAAGKVMRLMDALEDLDDVQNVFANVDVPDEVMAELEG; this is encoded by the coding sequence ATGTCAGGCCACTCCAAGTGGGCAACGACCAAGCACAAGAAGGCCGCGATCGACGCCAAGCGCGGCAAGCTCTTCGCCAAGCTGATCAAGAACATCGAGGTCGCGGCGCGCCAGGGCGGCGGTGACCCCGCGGGCAACCCGACGCTCTACGACGCGATCCAGAAGGCCAAGAAGTCCTCGGTGCCCAACGACAACATCGACCGCGCCGTCAAGCGCGGCTCCGGTGCGGAGGCGGGCGGCGCCGAGTACCAGACGATCATGTACGAGGTCTACGGCCCGCAGGGCGTGGCCTTCCTGGTCGAGTGCCTCACCGACAACCGCAACCGGGCAGCGATGGAGGTCCGGACCGCGGTCACCCGCAACGGCGGCACGATGGCCGACCCCGGCTCGGTCTCCCGGCTCTTCTCCCGCAAGGGCGTGGTGATGGTGCCCAAGGACCAGGAGGGGCGCCAGGTCGGCGAGGACGACGTGCTCGAGGCCACCCTCGAGGCGGGCGTCGAGGACGTGAACGAGTTCGACGAGTCCTTCCAGGTGCTGGCCGAGGCCACGGACGTGGTCGAGGTCCGCACCGCGCTCCAGGCGGCCGGCATCGACTACGACTCGGCCGAGGTCGAGTTCGTGCCGAGCATGGAGATCCCGGTCGACGCCGACGCCGCCGGCAAGGTGATGCGGCTGATGGACGCGTTGGAGGACCTGGACGACGTGCAGAACGTCTTCGCCAACGTCGACGTGCCCGACGAGGTGATGGCCGAGCTCGAGGGCTGA
- the pdxT gene encoding pyridoxal 5'-phosphate synthase glutaminase subunit PdxT, with translation MTPTIGVLALQGDVHEHLTTLGALGARARPVRRPAELATCDGLVLPGGESTTIARLAGLTGLLEPLREAVRAGLPVFGTCAGMVLLADRVADGAAGQQTVGGLHVTVRRNAFGRQVASFEERLAVSGLVDPVPAVFIRAPWVEDADDDVEVLARVGTGPATGRIVAVRQGSLMATSFHPEVGGDDRIHGLFVDLVRSA, from the coding sequence GTGACCCCCACCATCGGCGTGCTGGCGCTCCAGGGCGACGTCCACGAGCACCTGACCACGCTGGGTGCCCTGGGGGCTCGCGCCCGGCCGGTCCGGCGTCCCGCCGAGCTAGCCACCTGCGACGGGCTGGTGCTGCCGGGCGGGGAGTCGACCACCATCGCCCGGCTCGCCGGCCTGACCGGTCTGCTCGAGCCGTTGCGGGAGGCGGTGCGTGCCGGCCTTCCCGTCTTCGGTACCTGTGCCGGGATGGTCCTGCTGGCCGACCGGGTGGCCGACGGCGCCGCCGGTCAGCAGACCGTGGGCGGGCTGCACGTCACGGTGCGCCGCAACGCGTTCGGCCGCCAGGTCGCCTCCTTCGAGGAGCGCCTGGCGGTGTCGGGGCTGGTGGACCCGGTGCCCGCCGTCTTCATCCGGGCACCCTGGGTCGAGGACGCCGACGACGACGTGGAGGTGCTGGCTCGGGTCGGCACGGGTCCGGCCACGGGTAGGATCGTGGCGGTCCGTCAAGGCTCCCTGATGGCGACCTCGTTCCACCCTGAGGTCGGCGGCGACGACCGGATCCACGGCCTGTTCGTGGACCTGGTGCGATCGGCCTGA
- a CDS encoding AraC family transcriptional regulator: MGGVWGHPPAARVPASLRPYVDAMFGYSADGLTPGVHRGLPSHGLTLVLSLEQPLRTAPSEEDWARGVRDAQWVSLGGLHTRAAMVENPGRWLGVQLTLHPLGARGLLGAPAAALPVGSWDARDLLGAEVDRVVEELHAATDWADRYAAVLAFLGRRRRAVARGAEPPVPRPEVRHAWRLLTREPARPVQAVAAEVGYSRRRLGQLLAAEVGHGPKTVQRLARFDAARRAVARASSAGDPLAQVAARVGYYDQSHLVRDFHEFAGLGPTAWLAAERGAQEFPNLQVGQQGDGAA; encoded by the coding sequence ATGGGCGGAGTCTGGGGGCACCCTCCGGCGGCGCGGGTACCGGCGTCGCTGCGTCCGTACGTGGACGCGATGTTCGGCTACTCCGCGGACGGCCTGACGCCCGGCGTCCACCGCGGTCTCCCCTCGCACGGCCTGACCCTGGTGCTGAGCCTGGAGCAGCCGCTGCGCACCGCCCCCAGCGAGGAGGACTGGGCCCGTGGCGTCCGGGACGCGCAGTGGGTCTCGCTGGGCGGCCTGCACACCCGGGCAGCGATGGTCGAGAACCCCGGGCGGTGGCTCGGGGTGCAGCTCACCCTGCACCCCCTCGGGGCCCGCGGGCTGCTGGGCGCGCCTGCGGCCGCGCTCCCGGTGGGCAGCTGGGACGCCCGGGACCTCCTGGGTGCCGAGGTCGACCGGGTGGTCGAGGAGCTGCACGCCGCCACCGACTGGGCAGACCGGTACGCCGCGGTGCTGGCGTTCCTCGGACGGCGACGGCGGGCGGTCGCCCGCGGCGCCGAGCCGCCCGTGCCCCGTCCCGAGGTCCGCCACGCGTGGCGGCTGCTCACGCGTGAGCCCGCACGCCCGGTCCAGGCCGTCGCCGCGGAGGTCGGCTACAGCCGTCGACGGCTCGGTCAGCTGCTCGCCGCCGAGGTCGGGCACGGCCCCAAGACCGTCCAGCGGCTGGCCAGGTTTGACGCGGCCCGGCGTGCCGTGGCACGTGCCTCGAGCGCAGGCGACCCGCTCGCGCAGGTCGCCGCCCGGGTCGGCTACTACGACCAGTCGCACCTGGTGCGCGACTTCCACGAGTTCGCCGGGCTGGGTCCCACGGCCTGGCTGGCCGCGGAGCGGGGAGCGCAGGAGTTCCCGAATCTCCAAGTCGGGCAGCAGGGCGACGGGGCAGCCTGA
- a CDS encoding VOC family protein: MSNHHEPTVWPAFQAHDPDLLIRTLVALGFEETAVYRDDDGIVQHSQLDWPEGGGVMLGCHKPEGPFTQQPGTTSAYVVTTDVDAVWQRAVDAGLEPGKVEEKDYGGREFRLSDPEGNQWSFGTYAGEPRRR; encoded by the coding sequence ATGAGCAACCACCACGAACCCACTGTCTGGCCGGCCTTCCAGGCCCACGACCCCGACCTGCTGATCCGCACCCTGGTCGCCCTCGGCTTCGAGGAGACCGCGGTCTACCGCGACGACGACGGCATCGTCCAGCACTCCCAGCTCGACTGGCCCGAGGGAGGCGGGGTGATGCTCGGCTGCCACAAGCCCGAGGGTCCGTTCACCCAGCAGCCGGGCACCACCTCGGCGTACGTCGTGACCACCGACGTGGACGCGGTCTGGCAGCGCGCCGTGGACGCCGGGCTCGAGCCGGGCAAGGTGGAGGAGAAGGACTACGGCGGTCGCGAGTTCCGGCTCAGCGACCCCGAGGGGAACCAGTGGTCATTCGGCACCTACGCCGGGGAGCCGCGACGCCGTTGA
- the pdxS gene encoding pyridoxal 5'-phosphate synthase lyase subunit PdxS, whose translation MTENATATTASTTGTTRVKRGMAEMLKGGVIMDVVTPEQARIAEDAGAVAVMALERVPADIRAQGGVSRMSDPDMIEGIKQAVSIPVMAKARIGHFAEAQVLQSLEVDYIDESEVLSPADYAHHIDKWAFTVPFVCGATNLGEALRRIAEGAAMIRSKGEAGTGDVSNAVTHMRTLRAELRRLHGLSPDELYVAAKELQAPYELVREVAEAGRLPVVLFTAGGIATPADAAMLRQLGAEGVFVGSGIFKSGDPARRAAAIVEATTFFDDPDVVARVSHGLGEAMVGLNVDEVAQPHRLSERGW comes from the coding sequence ATGACTGAGAACGCCACGGCGACGACTGCGAGCACCACCGGCACCACGCGCGTGAAGCGCGGCATGGCCGAGATGCTCAAGGGGGGCGTGATCATGGACGTGGTCACCCCCGAGCAGGCCAGGATCGCCGAGGACGCGGGCGCGGTGGCCGTGATGGCGCTGGAGCGGGTCCCCGCGGACATCCGCGCCCAGGGCGGGGTCTCGCGGATGAGCGACCCCGACATGATCGAGGGGATCAAGCAGGCGGTCTCGATCCCGGTGATGGCCAAGGCCCGGATCGGCCACTTCGCCGAGGCGCAGGTGCTGCAGAGCCTCGAGGTGGACTACATCGACGAGTCCGAGGTGCTCTCCCCGGCCGACTATGCCCACCACATCGACAAGTGGGCCTTCACCGTGCCCTTCGTCTGCGGTGCGACCAACCTGGGGGAGGCCCTGCGCCGGATCGCCGAGGGCGCGGCGATGATCCGGTCCAAGGGCGAGGCGGGCACCGGCGACGTCTCCAACGCGGTCACCCACATGCGTACGCTCCGCGCCGAGCTGCGTCGGTTGCACGGCCTGTCGCCCGACGAGCTCTACGTCGCGGCCAAGGAGCTGCAGGCGCCGTACGAGCTGGTCCGGGAGGTCGCCGAGGCCGGGCGACTGCCTGTGGTGCTCTTCACCGCCGGCGGCATCGCCACCCCCGCCGACGCCGCGATGCTGCGACAGCTGGGGGCCGAGGGGGTCTTCGTGGGCTCCGGCATCTTCAAGTCCGGTGACCCCGCGCGGCGCGCTGCGGCGATCGTCGAGGCGACCACCTTCTTCGACGACCCGGACGTGGTCGCCAGGGTCTCTCACGGGCTGGGTGAGGCGATGGTCGGCCTCAACGTCGACGAGGTGGCCCAGCCGCACCGGCTCTCCGAGCGCGGCTGGTGA
- a CDS encoding spermidine synthase has translation MGDPHGGAEIVPTERRSALVLRLDGQAQSYVDLDDPEFLAFDYVRRLGDVLDGFAPPGRPVRVVHVGGAGLTLPRYVAATRPRSPQVVLEPDEELTALVRSQLPLPPRSGIKVRPQDGRTGLAALRDDSVEVVLVDAFADGRVPGDLVTSECFTEAGRVLEPGGLLLLNLVDRAPFPWIRRVLAGLHTTFGAASVHLEQATRRGRRAGNILVVAGEDPGPVDRVTAHLRTRPSDFAVVAGRHVGDTFGGGRAFTDADTEPSPRPTAS, from the coding sequence GTGGGCGACCCCCACGGCGGTGCCGAGATCGTCCCGACCGAGCGGCGCTCGGCGCTCGTGCTGCGCCTGGACGGCCAGGCGCAGTCCTACGTGGACCTGGACGACCCGGAGTTCCTCGCCTTCGACTACGTCCGCCGGCTCGGCGACGTGCTCGACGGGTTCGCCCCACCGGGACGCCCGGTCCGGGTCGTCCACGTCGGTGGGGCGGGGCTCACCCTGCCCCGCTACGTGGCCGCCACCCGTCCTCGCTCCCCGCAGGTCGTGCTGGAGCCGGACGAGGAGCTGACCGCACTCGTCCGCTCCCAGCTGCCACTGCCCCCGCGCAGCGGGATCAAGGTGCGGCCCCAGGACGGGCGTACCGGCCTGGCGGCGCTCCGGGACGACAGCGTCGAGGTGGTCCTGGTGGACGCCTTCGCCGACGGCCGGGTGCCCGGGGACCTGGTCACCTCGGAGTGCTTCACGGAGGCAGGACGCGTTCTGGAGCCGGGTGGGCTGCTGCTGCTCAACCTGGTTGACCGGGCTCCCTTCCCGTGGATCCGACGGGTGCTCGCCGGGCTCCACACCACGTTCGGTGCCGCCTCGGTCCACCTGGAGCAGGCGACCCGGCGGGGGCGCCGCGCGGGGAACATCCTGGTGGTCGCGGGGGAGGACCCGGGACCGGTGGACCGGGTGACGGCCCACCTCCGGACCCGTCCCAGCGACTTCGCGGTGGTGGCCGGTCGCCACGTCGGCGACACCTTCGGCGGCGGCCGGGCGTTCACCGATGCCGACACCGAGCCCTCACCGCGGCCGACCGCGTCCTAG
- the pgsA gene encoding phosphatidylinositol phosphate synthase codes for MLEHLRGLITKILIAPIARLLLRLGLGPDAITVIGTVLTCVSALWFAPRGQLMTALVLVTVFALFDLLDGTMARLSGRTSAFGAFLDSTLDRIADAVVFGSVMLYFAGPGDSLFGQAMALWCLVTGVSTSYARARAESVGFTARVGIMERADRLVLLGLSAVVAEIAGEPLVFAWGLALLGALSTVTVLQRIFSVRRQALAATDAPG; via the coding sequence ATGCTCGAACATCTCCGGGGTCTCATCACGAAGATCCTCATCGCGCCCATCGCCCGTCTGCTGCTGCGCCTGGGCCTGGGCCCCGACGCGATCACCGTCATCGGGACCGTGCTCACCTGTGTCTCCGCGCTCTGGTTCGCCCCGCGCGGGCAGCTGATGACGGCGCTGGTGCTGGTCACCGTCTTCGCCCTCTTCGACCTGCTCGACGGGACGATGGCCCGGCTCAGCGGGCGCACCAGCGCCTTCGGTGCCTTCCTCGACTCCACGCTGGACCGGATCGCGGACGCGGTGGTCTTCGGCTCGGTGATGCTCTACTTCGCGGGGCCGGGCGACTCCCTCTTCGGCCAGGCGATGGCGCTGTGGTGCCTGGTCACCGGCGTCTCGACCTCCTACGCCCGGGCGCGCGCCGAGTCCGTGGGGTTCACCGCGCGGGTCGGCATCATGGAGCGCGCCGACCGGCTGGTGCTGCTCGGCCTCTCGGCGGTCGTGGCCGAGATCGCCGGCGAGCCGCTGGTCTTCGCCTGGGGGCTGGCGCTGCTCGGCGCGCTGAGCACCGTGACCGTCCTGCAGCGAATCTTCAGCGTCCGCCGCCAGGCGCTCGCCGCGACCGACGCCCCGGGCTGA
- a CDS encoding inositol monophosphatase family protein, giving the protein MSQVAGTAAGTDDAALASRLVREAAELAARMRAEGLAVETKTSVSDVVTAADRAAEELIVRSLRRLRPDDSILGEEGADHVGTSGRTWVIDPVDGTYNFAAGLDWWCSALALRERAGDGDRLLLGAVHHEASSSTYVGGPDLAPAVNGRPMAPLVDRPLAESCLTTYLHPPFYGGPVGEAFGRMANGAATVRMLGSGTMDAMAIASGRLHVLCQHSVPPWDELPGAAIIRGVGGRTVRLSVAGVEWYVAGAPTAVAEVCAALEDR; this is encoded by the coding sequence ATGAGCCAGGTCGCAGGGACCGCCGCAGGGACCGACGACGCCGCCCTGGCCTCCCGCCTGGTGCGCGAGGCCGCCGAGCTCGCCGCCCGGATGCGCGCCGAGGGGCTGGCAGTGGAGACCAAGACGTCGGTCTCCGACGTGGTCACCGCAGCGGACCGGGCGGCCGAGGAGCTCATCGTGCGCTCCCTGCGCCGACTGCGCCCCGACGACTCGATCCTGGGGGAGGAGGGTGCCGACCACGTCGGCACCAGCGGTCGCACCTGGGTGATCGACCCGGTCGACGGCACCTACAACTTCGCGGCCGGGCTGGACTGGTGGTGTTCCGCCCTGGCCCTGCGTGAGCGGGCCGGCGACGGCGACCGGCTGCTGCTCGGCGCCGTGCACCACGAGGCCTCGTCCTCCACGTACGTCGGTGGTCCGGACCTGGCTCCGGCGGTGAACGGCCGCCCGATGGCCCCGCTGGTGGACCGTCCGCTGGCCGAGTCGTGCCTGACCACCTACCTGCACCCGCCGTTCTACGGCGGTCCGGTGGGGGAGGCGTTCGGGCGGATGGCCAACGGTGCCGCCACGGTGCGGATGCTGGGGTCGGGCACGATGGACGCGATGGCGATCGCCTCGGGCCGGCTGCACGTGCTGTGCCAGCACTCGGTGCCGCCCTGGGACGAGCTGCCCGGGGCAGCGATCATCCGCGGGGTGGGAGGCCGGACGGTCCGGCTGAGCGTCGCCGGGGTGGAGTGGTACGTCGCGGGCGCGCCGACGGCCGTGGCCGAGGTCTGCGCCGCGCTCGAAGACCGATAG